The following are encoded in a window of Chitinophagaceae bacterium genomic DNA:
- a CDS encoding acyltransferase family protein, producing the protein MVFFHSKFVFWVGGTVYSKEVGLHSIGDYILFSADMLSSCGKECVIVFFILSAFVIRHSFSSHHYKWGDFYKIRLIRIYWPFLFSLVLSILTLVICVNYINPDIYTSSFRQYNSRLSDAYNGLSPAQVIKTVFFIENGEYAGFNYAYWSLGHELIFYLLFPVYSKLGRYANWFVAAGLVILFALTGWTVFYYQAFLWQA; encoded by the coding sequence GTGGTTTTTTTTCATTCAAAATTCGTTTTCTGGGTTGGCGGAACGGTTTACAGCAAAGAGGTCGGCCTGCACAGCATCGGGGATTATATCTTGTTCTCAGCAGATATGCTCAGCTCCTGCGGTAAAGAGTGTGTGATCGTTTTTTTTATCTTATCTGCCTTTGTCATCCGGCATTCTTTTTCCAGCCATCATTATAAATGGGGAGATTTCTATAAGATACGCCTGATAAGGATATACTGGCCATTTTTGTTCTCATTGGTCTTGTCCATACTCACCCTTGTCATTTGTGTAAATTATATAAACCCGGATATTTACACAAGCAGCTTCAGGCAGTACAACAGCAGGCTCAGCGATGCTTATAACGGACTTTCCCCGGCCCAGGTGATCAAAACGGTCTTTTTCATTGAAAATGGTGAGTATGCAGGATTCAATTATGCTTACTGGTCACTGGGTCATGAACTGATCTTCTACCTGCTTTTTCCGGTATACAGCAAGTTGGGCAGGTATGCAAACTGGTTCGTGGCGGCCGGGCTGGTCATTTTGTTTGCATTGACCGGGTGGACGGTCTTTTATTACCAGGCTTTCTTGTGGCAGGCCTGA